A window of the Rhodoferax sp. GW822-FHT02A01 genome harbors these coding sequences:
- a CDS encoding VTT domain-containing protein — protein sequence MPELKQSFQKVLLRTLRDRVASPAFLVVVTGLAFAASLSVFVPFGGLLAAAVLLNVKRWRAIALSASLGAAAGALLLYLGIVHLGYRALIEVFPQIASSSGWIDAKAWLNQYGVAALFLVTALPVPLTPALLFAGLAKLPWWEVALALWMGRLLKFYVYAWATAQGVRWWSQMSNPMFKGKQNPKDPKG from the coding sequence ATGCCAGAACTTAAGCAATCCTTCCAAAAGGTACTCCTGAGAACACTCCGAGACCGGGTCGCATCGCCCGCATTCCTGGTGGTTGTTACAGGACTTGCCTTTGCCGCTTCACTTTCGGTGTTTGTGCCCTTCGGTGGGTTGCTCGCCGCTGCGGTGTTGCTCAATGTGAAACGCTGGCGCGCCATTGCCCTGAGCGCGAGCTTGGGGGCAGCAGCTGGGGCCTTGCTCCTCTACCTTGGCATCGTCCACCTGGGGTACCGGGCCCTCATAGAGGTGTTTCCGCAAATTGCCAGTTCATCGGGCTGGATCGATGCCAAAGCCTGGCTCAATCAGTACGGAGTCGCCGCATTGTTCTTGGTGACAGCACTGCCAGTGCCTCTCACGCCGGCACTGCTTTTTGCGGGCCTTGCCAAGTTGCCGTGGTGGGAGGTGGCTTTGGCGCTGTGGATGGGCAGACTCTTGAAGTTTTACGTATACGCCTGGGCTACCGCGCAAGGTGTTCGCTGGTGGAGCCAAATGAGCAATCCGATGTTCAAGGGCAAACAGAACCCGAAGGATCCGAAGGGCTGA
- a CDS encoding helix-turn-helix transcriptional regulator produces MTTSEVNLLLERQLLLQLGERLKRLRKAQGIGTVEMAARLGITRNTLRSVESGDPSPSIGTYLRVMSVLGVSGELALLAGDTLQPAPAGSAAARSKRAAPQVQVQVSMDDTKHRLQDIQSLALHEEAVRLVKANPALAQKAQETAANWLAKGDSRSASLWIEWQKILQAGAWRKALGPTHHAQQLRQASPLVTILPEDTRQRVLKQGSDLKKGLVLP; encoded by the coding sequence ATGACAACCTCGGAAGTCAATCTACTCCTTGAACGCCAGCTGTTGCTGCAATTGGGCGAGCGCCTGAAGCGGCTGCGCAAGGCGCAAGGCATCGGTACCGTCGAGATGGCAGCCCGGCTTGGAATCACTCGCAATACCCTGCGCTCGGTCGAATCCGGTGATCCATCCCCCTCGATCGGAACGTACTTGCGTGTGATGTCGGTCCTGGGTGTTAGCGGGGAGTTGGCACTTCTGGCTGGAGACACATTGCAGCCTGCACCTGCTGGTTCTGCCGCAGCAAGGTCCAAACGTGCGGCGCCGCAAGTGCAAGTTCAGGTGTCGATGGACGACACGAAGCATCGGCTCCAAGATATTCAGAGTCTTGCGCTTCACGAGGAAGCGGTTCGCCTGGTCAAGGCCAATCCGGCGTTGGCACAAAAGGCGCAAGAAACGGCTGCGAACTGGCTTGCCAAAGGGGACTCGCGTTCGGCCAGTCTATGGATTGAATGGCAGAAGATCCTTCAAGCTGGGGCGTGGCGCAAAGCACTGGGACCAACGCATCACGCTCAGCAACTCCGGCAGGCCTCGCCATTGGTCACCATCCTTCCTGAAGATACACGTCAGCGTGTTCTGAAGCAGGGAAGTGATCTTAAGAAAGGCTTGGTGCTGCCGTGA
- a CDS encoding phage integrase family protein, giving the protein MITSDSTTPLFHSAPVPKRRPGRPLGSKARVVQEVRALGVHHFAFVRSSLLGLDLADSFDRYLAWSETTTDLRYVQNRREALLKQIIEAGRQFDATLAGPAKITHLLDLLRSDAAPPKTVELPTLEEWVESEGMDADAWSEAELLDEYKAHFGLDNADAIEAAAQFKDPVGERVRALNHLETILSVIPKATDRLESWFARPVVKCLRNMGIVTLADLVSFINVYGFRWYSRIKGFGAQRAKQVLMWLILE; this is encoded by the coding sequence GTGATAACGTCTGATTCGACCACACCGCTGTTCCATAGTGCCCCCGTGCCTAAGCGCCGGCCAGGTCGCCCCCTCGGCTCCAAGGCCCGCGTGGTTCAAGAAGTGCGCGCGCTGGGTGTTCACCACTTTGCTTTTGTGCGCTCCAGCTTGTTGGGTCTGGACCTGGCCGATTCCTTTGACCGGTACTTGGCCTGGTCAGAAACCACGACCGATTTGCGGTATGTCCAGAACCGGCGCGAAGCACTTTTGAAACAAATCATCGAGGCCGGGCGCCAGTTTGACGCAACCCTTGCCGGTCCCGCAAAGATCACGCACCTGCTCGACCTTCTGCGCAGTGACGCCGCACCTCCCAAAACAGTGGAGCTGCCCACATTGGAAGAATGGGTGGAGTCCGAAGGGATGGATGCGGATGCCTGGAGTGAGGCCGAGCTGCTGGACGAGTACAAGGCTCACTTTGGCTTGGACAACGCCGATGCGATTGAGGCAGCCGCGCAATTCAAGGATCCGGTGGGTGAGCGGGTGAGGGCGCTCAATCACCTGGAAACCATCCTGTCCGTGATCCCAAAAGCCACGGATCGTCTGGAGTCCTGGTTCGCACGTCCGGTCGTGAAGTGCCTGCGCAACATGGGAATCGTGACGCTGGCCGATCTCGTGAGTTTCATTAACGTGTACGGATTCCGGTGGTACTCACGCATCAAGGGGTTCGGTGCCCAACGGGCCAAGCAGGTGCTCATGTGGCTCATCCTGGAGTAG
- a CDS encoding site-specific integrase — protein MANTLGAKNDLEAVNAWLGRYKEKPSTLRSYRKEVERFLLWCAQELKKPLSSVTSPDCQTYREFLQAVPRTWIEPAPMKRTDPGWRAFRAQPSAASQKQALVILQTLFAGLVDAGYLVANPFRSLMKSFNLPASRMDLTRSFTEKEWQHVLRCLDNLPAGPERLRLKCILELLVTSGVRLDELANARHGNLRQESLPDLPMTWILTVTGKRNKTRDIPLNEDVVHLLALHGGDFREEDTKSTDPKNIPLIRTLHPSVAQWGRGEGGEFEVRVASERPGSALSAAGIYAVLKRFFKHAANSAAENKLDANRFERASTHWMRHTFIRQALVDGVPIEVASELAGHASLTTTSIYSTQELARKIKAVQGMKRRVAA, from the coding sequence ATGGCCAACACCCTGGGTGCCAAGAACGACCTGGAGGCAGTCAACGCCTGGCTCGGACGCTACAAGGAAAAGCCCTCCACCTTGAGGAGCTATCGCAAGGAAGTCGAGCGGTTTTTGCTGTGGTGTGCCCAGGAGCTTAAAAAACCACTGTCCTCGGTGACCTCACCCGACTGCCAAACGTATCGGGAGTTCTTGCAGGCCGTACCTCGGACCTGGATCGAGCCGGCGCCTATGAAACGGACCGATCCGGGCTGGCGGGCGTTTCGCGCGCAGCCCAGTGCCGCCAGTCAAAAGCAAGCGTTGGTGATTTTGCAGACCCTGTTTGCTGGATTGGTGGACGCGGGCTACCTAGTGGCCAACCCCTTCAGATCTTTGATGAAAAGTTTCAACCTGCCCGCATCGCGCATGGACCTGACCCGCTCTTTTACGGAAAAAGAGTGGCAGCATGTTCTGCGCTGCCTGGACAACCTGCCCGCAGGCCCTGAGAGGCTGCGTTTGAAATGCATCCTGGAGTTGCTGGTGACCTCCGGCGTCCGCCTGGATGAGTTGGCCAACGCGCGGCACGGCAACTTGCGTCAGGAATCCTTGCCGGATCTGCCGATGACCTGGATCCTGACTGTCACAGGCAAGCGCAACAAGACCCGGGACATTCCGCTCAACGAGGACGTGGTGCATTTGCTGGCACTGCATGGGGGTGACTTCAGGGAAGAGGACACGAAGAGTACAGATCCTAAAAACATCCCGCTGATACGAACTTTGCACCCATCGGTTGCCCAGTGGGGGCGAGGGGAGGGTGGAGAGTTTGAAGTGCGCGTTGCGTCCGAGCGGCCTGGCAGCGCTTTGTCGGCAGCTGGGATTTATGCCGTACTCAAGCGATTCTTCAAACATGCTGCCAATTCGGCCGCAGAAAACAAGCTGGATGCAAACAGGTTTGAGAGAGCATCCACTCATTGGATGCGGCACACCTTCATCCGACAAGCGCTTGTTGATGGGGTGCCGATCGAAGTGGCCAGTGAGCTGGCCGGGCACGCCAGTCTGACCACCACCAGCATCTACAGCACCCAGGAACTGGCTCGCAAGATCAAGGCGGTGCAGGGGATGAAAAGGAGAGTGGCGGCGTGA
- a CDS encoding ATP-binding protein, with translation METIDEINEIEKDLVNLARLSSQGADEDVRLLLAKLVRKYRVARPELASQLDLTLKASRTRSNGPAVLRRGMSMPEPSTMPVDADSRQSLIRVFDDLDGMPAPLLPDLLFVRIQSLVRERQERDRLAAHGIKPTRSAILVGPPGVGKTLSARWIANQLGKPLWVLDLTTVMSSLLGKTGSNLRAVFDHAKQNQAVLLLDEIDAIAKRRSDESDVGELKRLVTAILQEVDAWPDSGLLLAATNHPELIDPALWRRFDAVLMFDAPQAAVLAAAVRRFLGADLNAFEGWVDLLTSSVQGMSLSDVERSINALRRHTVLENSDPAQAVIDMAIKGAPNLDKPSRQQLAIELARSGSLSHNKIMTLTGVSRDTIRKYAGPSPIKGRGPKKGV, from the coding sequence TTGGAAACAATTGACGAAATTAATGAAATTGAGAAGGATTTAGTCAATTTGGCTAGATTGTCTTCCCAAGGTGCTGATGAGGATGTTCGGCTCCTGCTGGCCAAGCTGGTCCGCAAGTACCGCGTGGCTCGTCCGGAACTGGCGTCGCAACTTGACTTGACGCTTAAGGCATCACGCACGCGATCAAACGGTCCGGCCGTTCTTCGGCGTGGAATGAGCATGCCTGAACCATCAACCATGCCGGTCGATGCGGATTCTCGGCAATCGCTCATCCGGGTATTTGATGATCTTGACGGGATGCCCGCGCCGTTGCTGCCGGACTTATTGTTTGTGCGGATTCAATCTCTGGTACGTGAACGGCAGGAGCGGGACCGCCTTGCCGCCCACGGCATCAAGCCCACCCGTTCCGCGATTCTGGTTGGACCGCCTGGCGTGGGCAAAACACTTTCTGCACGCTGGATTGCCAATCAGCTTGGTAAACCCTTGTGGGTATTGGACTTGACCACCGTTATGAGTAGTCTGCTGGGTAAAACTGGCAGCAACCTGCGCGCAGTCTTTGACCATGCCAAGCAGAATCAAGCGGTCTTGCTGCTTGACGAGATTGATGCCATTGCCAAGCGTCGCAGTGATGAGTCGGATGTCGGGGAGTTGAAACGGCTGGTCACTGCCATTCTGCAGGAGGTGGATGCATGGCCGGACTCGGGATTGCTCTTGGCTGCGACCAATCATCCAGAATTAATAGACCCTGCTTTATGGCGTCGCTTTGATGCTGTGTTGATGTTTGACGCGCCACAAGCGGCGGTGTTGGCGGCAGCTGTCAGGCGATTTCTGGGTGCGGATCTGAATGCTTTTGAGGGATGGGTTGATTTGTTGACCTCCTCGGTCCAAGGCATGTCCCTGTCCGATGTTGAGCGTTCGATCAATGCGCTGCGTCGTCATACGGTGCTGGAAAACTCTGATCCGGCGCAGGCTGTCATTGATATGGCGATCAAAGGAGCACCTAACCTGGACAAACCTTCGAGGCAACAGTTGGCCATTGAGCTGGCCCGCTCAGGTTCCCTGTCACACAACAAAATCATGACCCTGACAGGGGTGTCGCGTGACACGATTCGAAAGTACGCTGGCCCATCCCCCATCAAGGGACGCGGCCCCAAGAAGGGAGTTTGA
- a CDS encoding S8 family peptidase, with protein sequence MANRFIIGRGEVLTYEIPPPKSGGPKVHPYSLAEAKATLIPQIQGMAAQVVDLPASACPGNIAVAKMTLHPAYIAKSFFPTGLLRGAGLISVGSRTVRVTPMKDTRKKIVEQRETTQIFVAGTRESFARFPAYAQQLETGIKEGVEFSEIEALGLMSSEDRIKISESVRGKGVYEVGLHLIPDTSVEALRRSFAAYCRQCGFTVASKYEFQVGGLMFVPVEGDASGLETLARFTLMRVIRPMPMLRSVRPLTRGTPISVGFRLPGNQPLSNEPSVAVLDGGLPSHHVLNPYVSNYFKSDDAAADVAGYLDHGLGVTSALLFGPVEPGEEAQRPYSYVDHYRVLDELSDGEDPYELYRTLGHVEEVLLSRQYQFMNLSLGPDRSIEDDDVHAWTAVIDTLLSDGETLLTVAVGNNGERDQALGFNRVQVPADCVNALSVGASNRTDKSWSRAPYSARGPGRNPGRRKPDVVAFGGSPKEYFHVAVPGVRPELSATMGTSFASPYVLRTAVGIRAVLGEAVVPLTVKALIVHAAESPELEASADPLDIGWGRVPQDLNDIIMCGDGVARIIYQGVLRPGKFLRAPVPLPLVQLQGNVQLHATFCYASPVDVQDTGAYTKAGLSVTFRPHAGKKKPDKEPAPKSFFSTTEFRTEQEQRDDLGKWETVLDACHTFRGSSLEGATFDIHYNARDGGATPNAGAELVRYALVLTVIAPKHTNLYDDILSSHSVLKAIEPKVSIPLRT encoded by the coding sequence ATGGCAAATCGCTTCATCATCGGGCGCGGAGAGGTGTTGACCTATGAGATCCCGCCACCAAAATCTGGTGGACCCAAAGTGCATCCTTACTCTTTGGCTGAGGCCAAGGCGACACTCATTCCCCAGATTCAGGGAATGGCGGCTCAGGTCGTAGATCTGCCAGCATCAGCTTGTCCTGGGAATATTGCTGTGGCCAAAATGACCCTGCACCCAGCCTACATTGCCAAATCGTTTTTCCCGACGGGCCTTTTGCGTGGTGCTGGCCTGATTTCCGTCGGAAGCCGAACAGTCAGAGTGACCCCAATGAAGGACACCCGCAAGAAGATTGTTGAGCAGCGCGAAACCACACAGATCTTTGTTGCTGGAACGCGAGAGTCATTCGCACGATTCCCGGCCTATGCGCAGCAGTTGGAAACCGGTATCAAGGAGGGTGTCGAATTTTCTGAAATCGAGGCGTTGGGGCTGATGTCCAGTGAGGACCGGATCAAGATTTCGGAATCCGTGCGTGGAAAAGGCGTGTACGAGGTTGGACTGCATTTGATCCCGGATACGTCGGTTGAGGCATTGCGGCGCAGTTTTGCGGCCTACTGCCGCCAGTGTGGTTTTACCGTGGCGTCCAAGTACGAATTCCAGGTTGGCGGACTGATGTTCGTTCCGGTCGAGGGGGATGCCTCCGGGCTGGAGACGCTTGCGCGATTTACTCTGATGCGCGTGATCCGTCCGATGCCCATGCTTCGCAGCGTGCGACCGCTCACTAGGGGGACACCCATTTCTGTGGGTTTCAGGCTGCCAGGGAATCAACCCTTGTCCAATGAGCCGTCGGTTGCGGTGCTGGACGGCGGCTTGCCGTCTCACCATGTGCTTAACCCTTATGTCAGCAACTATTTCAAATCGGATGATGCGGCTGCTGATGTCGCCGGCTACCTGGACCACGGACTCGGCGTCACATCGGCCCTGTTGTTTGGGCCGGTAGAGCCAGGCGAAGAAGCGCAGCGCCCATATTCTTACGTGGATCATTACCGGGTTCTGGATGAACTGTCGGACGGAGAAGATCCCTACGAGCTCTATCGCACGCTGGGTCACGTCGAAGAAGTGCTGCTGTCACGTCAATACCAGTTCATGAATCTCAGCCTGGGGCCAGATCGGTCCATTGAAGACGACGATGTGCATGCCTGGACTGCCGTTATAGACACGCTACTGAGCGATGGTGAAACTCTCTTGACTGTGGCCGTTGGGAACAATGGCGAGCGAGATCAGGCGCTAGGATTCAATCGAGTGCAGGTTCCCGCAGATTGTGTCAATGCGTTGTCGGTGGGGGCGTCCAATCGCACGGACAAAAGTTGGTCCCGTGCGCCATACAGTGCCAGAGGTCCAGGTCGTAATCCCGGTCGCCGCAAGCCGGATGTGGTGGCCTTCGGTGGATCTCCCAAAGAGTATTTCCATGTGGCCGTTCCTGGCGTACGCCCGGAATTGTCGGCAACCATGGGAACAAGTTTTGCATCGCCTTATGTGTTGCGCACGGCGGTTGGCATCCGTGCAGTGTTGGGCGAAGCGGTGGTGCCTCTCACGGTCAAGGCGCTGATCGTCCATGCCGCAGAGTCGCCGGAGTTGGAGGCTTCTGCGGATCCGTTGGATATTGGATGGGGACGGGTGCCGCAAGACCTCAATGACATCATCATGTGCGGCGACGGTGTGGCCCGGATCATTTACCAAGGTGTGCTTCGTCCAGGAAAGTTTTTGCGGGCTCCGGTGCCGCTGCCGCTTGTCCAATTGCAGGGCAACGTGCAGTTGCATGCCACATTCTGCTACGCCAGTCCGGTCGATGTCCAGGACACGGGGGCTTACACCAAGGCCGGACTCAGTGTCACTTTCCGTCCGCATGCCGGAAAGAAGAAACCCGACAAGGAGCCCGCGCCCAAATCTTTCTTCTCCACAACCGAGTTTCGTACGGAACAGGAACAGCGCGACGACCTGGGAAAGTGGGAGACGGTGTTGGACGCATGCCATACCTTCAGGGGCAGCAGTCTGGAAGGTGCAACCTTTGATATTCACTACAACGCAAGGGATGGCGGAGCCACTCCCAATGCCGGGGCAGAGTTGGTGCGCTATGCATTGGTGTTGACCGTCATCGCGCCCAAACACACCAATCTTTACGACGATATCCTGAGTTCGCATAGCGTTTTGAAAGCTATCGAGCCCAAGGTGTCGATTCCACTTAGAACGTGA
- a CDS encoding DUF6765 family protein, giving the protein MNIDFHYGVIYVTSRLAGMSREQAQTVAHACQYVDDATTRGILHFEGGETFERFASAHVMYDYKNAMNDENRVIWAPFHFLPGGQGDTLEEKSVCRPDSEIAREMVRRAIDGRKANNALHRLGVSLHVYVDTWAHQGFCGTESKHNTVLFLEGDHHDHTTWLNKLTDMLADTVHNVEAVGLDVISGLGHGGALHFPDMPWATWKYRNGHLMEIQRDNLPDFVQAADMACKAVQGFLNGNRQYDTERGLPPEAKAALQDLLASNRDHDGDKRLDVFMRSIAAGKVSGVAEEIPAYVAKGINSWKFAATGISDNGDGETKPQWSAAFEDSDYRKFHDAIKEHRFVVTQEILPKHGVRLA; this is encoded by the coding sequence ATGAACATTGATTTCCACTACGGTGTTATTTATGTCACCTCACGGTTGGCTGGAATGAGCCGCGAACAAGCGCAGACTGTCGCCCATGCGTGTCAGTATGTGGACGACGCAACAACCCGTGGAATCCTGCATTTTGAAGGTGGAGAAACCTTCGAACGTTTTGCAAGTGCCCACGTCATGTACGATTACAAGAACGCGATGAACGATGAGAATCGGGTGATCTGGGCGCCGTTTCATTTCCTGCCGGGTGGGCAGGGCGATACCCTGGAAGAAAAGTCGGTGTGCCGACCGGACAGCGAGATTGCGCGGGAAATGGTGAGGCGCGCCATTGATGGGCGAAAGGCAAACAACGCTTTGCATCGCCTGGGTGTCTCTCTCCATGTCTACGTTGATACCTGGGCACACCAAGGTTTTTGCGGAACCGAAAGCAAGCACAACACCGTGTTGTTTTTGGAAGGAGACCATCACGACCACACCACTTGGTTGAACAAGCTCACGGATATGCTGGCGGACACCGTGCACAACGTTGAGGCAGTCGGTTTGGATGTGATTTCAGGTCTGGGGCATGGTGGCGCACTGCATTTTCCTGATATGCCTTGGGCGACGTGGAAGTACCGGAATGGGCATCTGATGGAAATTCAACGCGACAATTTGCCAGATTTTGTGCAGGCCGCTGACATGGCATGCAAGGCGGTTCAAGGTTTCTTGAATGGCAATCGGCAATATGACACTGAGCGTGGTTTGCCACCTGAAGCCAAGGCTGCTTTGCAAGATCTGTTGGCCAGCAATCGTGATCATGACGGCGATAAGAGGTTGGATGTATTCATGCGGTCAATTGCTGCGGGAAAAGTCTCAGGTGTCGCAGAAGAAATCCCCGCTTACGTTGCCAAAGGGATCAATTCATGGAAGTTCGCAGCCACGGGCATTTCCGACAATGGGGATGGCGAGACCAAGCCGCAATGGTCTGCTGCTTTTGAAGATTCTGACTACAGAAAATTTCATGATGCCATCAAGGAGCACCGTTTCGTTGTCACGCAGGAAATTTTGCCGAAACACGGTGTACGGCTGGCGTGA
- a CDS encoding helix-turn-helix transcriptional regulator gives MYELVYISQYRQMAMSLQQIFGNRVRELRTARGFTQEDLAEKSGFFRTYISRVETGEANPTLTMIHALAGSLRVDVTDLFDTGPMPDLPVKKTRLSRGRVVK, from the coding sequence GTGTATGAATTAGTGTACATCAGCCAATATCGGCAGATGGCCATGTCCTTGCAGCAGATTTTCGGTAACCGCGTGCGTGAACTGCGTACAGCGCGCGGCTTTACACAAGAAGATCTAGCCGAGAAGAGCGGTTTCTTTCGGACCTACATCAGCCGCGTCGAGACGGGTGAAGCTAACCCGACACTGACCATGATCCACGCGCTGGCTGGAAGTCTTCGGGTGGATGTGACCGATTTGTTCGACACCGGGCCCATGCCTGACCTCCCGGTGAAGAAAACCCGACTGTCACGTGGGCGGGTGGTCAAGTAA
- a CDS encoding nuclease-related domain-containing protein, whose product MRTLVLSDHTHDQATAAASKRQADYARALGTYESALAHRAGRSQALIATSRQYFKEGRYFAWLASIVARMVMRFSAPLKAPVIAAAGRDEVVWNAGGDGEQRALDALARQLGDEWVAISGYRNPAGEIDLLLVGPDGVVAIEVKYVNGKVHCEGDRWWRDKSDKYGNVVERNLPITDKKGRGPSAQVNAAASRLQGFLAERTPVRSVLRAVVLSHDQSELGVLQSPTVHAIARLRDFDPGSLVHRILGAGHQLLVDDLVRIITQDHRYHERRTKPKEPR is encoded by the coding sequence ATGAGAACACTCGTTTTATCGGACCACACCCACGACCAGGCCACCGCTGCGGCCAGCAAACGCCAGGCAGACTATGCGCGCGCCCTTGGGACCTATGAGTCAGCACTGGCACACAGGGCAGGGCGCAGTCAGGCCCTGATCGCGACATCACGGCAGTACTTCAAGGAAGGACGCTACTTCGCCTGGCTGGCAAGCATCGTTGCGCGCATGGTGATGCGCTTCTCTGCGCCCCTTAAGGCTCCGGTCATAGCGGCTGCGGGCCGCGACGAAGTCGTCTGGAACGCGGGTGGTGATGGCGAGCAGCGCGCGCTGGATGCACTTGCTCGGCAACTTGGTGATGAATGGGTGGCTATCTCGGGTTACAGGAATCCTGCCGGTGAAATTGACCTGCTGCTCGTTGGCCCGGACGGGGTGGTTGCCATCGAGGTCAAGTATGTCAATGGCAAGGTGCATTGCGAGGGGGATCGTTGGTGGAGAGACAAGAGTGACAAATACGGCAATGTCGTTGAGCGCAATCTCCCCATAACGGACAAGAAGGGCAGGGGACCCAGTGCCCAGGTCAATGCAGCGGCAAGTCGCTTGCAAGGCTTCCTGGCCGAAAGAACCCCGGTTCGCTCCGTGCTGCGGGCCGTGGTGCTCTCGCACGACCAATCCGAGTTGGGAGTACTCCAGAGCCCCACGGTGCATGCCATTGCAAGGCTGAGGGATTTCGATCCCGGCAGTCTCGTTCACCGCATCTTGGGCGCGGGACACCAGTTGCTTGTCGATGACCTGGTGCGCATCATCACCCAAGACCACCGCTACCACGAGCGGCGCACGAAACCCAAAGAGCCTCGGTGA
- a CDS encoding LysR family transcriptional regulator, translating into MGNNEFLGVLPEMVTFVRVAESGSFSAAARFLHVSPSAVSKQVTRLEKVLGAQLIRRTTRQLQLTDVGMEAFHKCSELVEAAQGAMQVTAKFMERPQGMVRLTAPKAFAKHILHPAILDFLDKYPDVDVQLIVTDKSVDPIQEGVDLVVQLTKVPPLNLASRPLMKVEHILCASPKFLKNNHPIKNPKDLVGINCLYIGERDRDNWWRFKRGKEVEDVVVKGRYVANHSEMRLEAVLRGIGLGCVPDFVARDVLQKGTVLRILPEWELEANYHGTAHVLYPPNRFLAPKCRVLIDFLVEHVGRSM; encoded by the coding sequence ATGGGAAATAATGAATTCTTGGGCGTGTTGCCTGAAATGGTGACCTTTGTTCGCGTAGCGGAGTCAGGCAGCTTCTCGGCTGCCGCACGCTTTTTGCACGTTTCCCCCTCGGCGGTAAGTAAACAGGTGACCCGGCTCGAGAAGGTACTAGGGGCGCAATTGATTCGGCGTACTACCCGTCAATTGCAGCTCACCGATGTGGGTATGGAGGCCTTCCACAAATGCAGCGAGCTCGTGGAAGCAGCCCAAGGTGCCATGCAGGTGACGGCGAAATTCATGGAGCGACCGCAAGGCATGGTGCGGCTCACCGCTCCGAAAGCCTTTGCAAAGCATATTCTGCACCCCGCGATACTTGATTTCCTGGACAAGTATCCTGACGTTGATGTCCAACTAATCGTTACTGACAAATCGGTTGATCCCATTCAGGAAGGGGTTGATCTGGTAGTCCAACTGACCAAAGTTCCACCCTTGAATTTGGCCTCGCGACCACTTATGAAGGTCGAGCACATCCTGTGCGCTTCCCCCAAATTTCTCAAGAACAACCATCCCATCAAGAATCCCAAAGACCTGGTGGGGATTAACTGCCTCTACATTGGCGAGCGGGACAGGGACAACTGGTGGCGATTTAAGAGGGGCAAGGAGGTTGAGGACGTGGTGGTCAAGGGCCGCTACGTAGCCAATCACAGCGAGATGCGGCTGGAGGCCGTTCTCAGAGGCATTGGATTGGGATGTGTTCCAGACTTCGTGGCCAGAGATGTGTTGCAAAAGGGGACCGTATTGCGGATCCTTCCCGAGTGGGAGCTTGAAGCCAACTATCACGGAACTGCACACGTTCTCTACCCACCCAATCGTTTCCTGGCGCCCAAATGCCGAGTCCTGATTGACTTTCTGGTAGAACACGTTGGCCGGAGCATGTAG